In Cryptomeria japonica chromosome 1, Sugi_1.0, whole genome shotgun sequence, the sequence gaagtgacggaagtctttgcgctttcaggaaacttcatttcctttctctcatttcatttgaaagtggttattgttgtttatattcaattgctatccttttctgtgaagagaaaaggatattgtctttcttgaagaagaagaaagattgttgtcccatcctattttattttcaaagttgtagttagatagggggagccttctcttaattaggagagttttattcgtgttgtggttgaaaccacaattttgtatatttccccaagtgtacaaaattttcaaccaacacctccctcaaggatcattatccccttccctctatggagcagattctccaaaaggtcagtggctcagaaagattttcgttcttggatgggtatttaggctacaatcagatcttggtccaagaatcagactaatacaagactgcatttactactaagtggggtactgttgtgcgttgcacacactccttgtcgccgacagggtccccctctttGGTTTTCAGCCTTCGTCCTGCTGAGTTTCGAATTTTGGTTTTTTTGTCCGCCATGCCTTTTGTTGGGATCCATGAAGTGGTGAAGCAGTAAGCTTTGTAGTCATTGAAGAAAGGGCGTGTTTTAAGTCACGTGGCTCGGGGGCCATGTCGTAGAAAGCCTCGCAATCtgaacaatcaaaatcaatccaagGAAGACTAATTTTGGCACAAGCCTGGGAATCGACTAAGTTGGCATGAATATCAGTTCCATGGGTTTGCAAAATCTCTCTCTAGCCCGAAATTGCAAGCATGAAAGGCGCTTCACATTGGAAACTTTTTCAAAGCCCTGTTCACCTCGAAAATCGCCGAATGCTAGTGAAAACGCCTAAGTTGAAAGCCTTGCAAAAATCGCTTCTTGGCCGATTTTCGCCAAATCAGAGGGCAAAGTTAAAGTTTTACAAACCTTTTCAAAAGGGCCTTAAAGGCCGAATTTCGGGGCCCAAGTTAAAACGTTAAACTTGAAGAAAACTTCACAAAAGTCATCGTTGGCCCGAATTTCGCCAGATGCAAGttaaaatgttataacaaaagttaGTACCTTGCAAATGTTGCATAAAGGTTGAACTTCGGGGCGAAGAGAGTGAAAACATCAAAATGAAAAGTTTGCAAAAATGTTAAATGCCAAAAAGGCAAGTTAAGTGGAAAAGTTTGCGAAAAGGCCTTATGGGGTGAAAAAGCAAGTCAAATGTCAAATGTTAAAACCTTTTCAAAAATTGCTATTAGGCCGAATTTTGGGGCCAGAGATAAGACATCAGACTTAAAAGAAACTTTTCGAAATGCACTTCTAGGCCGAATTTTGCCTAAACGGAGGGAAACGCTAAAGTCTTAAATTTCGCAAGAAGTGCGAAAGCCATAAAAACGTTATAGCAATAAACCTTTTTAAAATCGCCCTGTGGACCGAAAAGGTGAAACGCTTAGGCAAAAGTTTACAAAACCACCTTATCAGCCGATTTTCGCCTAGAGGTAAAGCGTCCAAGTTTGAAAAACTCGCAAAATCGCTATTTGGCCAAATTTTACCAAATCCGAGTGAAGACGTTGAATCTCTAAAGCCTTGCGGAATCACTATTCGGCCCGAACTTGGGCAAGAGCAAGTAAAAACAGACATTCTGGAAGGGGCGTTTTAAGCTTTATAACCTCGCAAAAATCTCCCAGCTTGAAGACCACGAAAGTTTGCATTACGTTTTGTTTAACCCCGAAAATCTCCCAGCTTAAAGACCACGAAAGTATGCATTCCGTCTTGCTTGGCCCGCAAATTACCAGAGGCAAAAATCGCGAAGTAGAAGAGGCGTTTTGCAAAGTGGCCCTTTGCCTCGATTATCGCCATAGTGGTATAAAGTATTTCCAGAATGTCGTTTAGCTTGAGAATACCAATCACGAAAGAGGTAGAGTGCTAAACTCTCTTGTTTTTACGAAAATCCTTGCAATCCAATATCGCGCGAGAAAGAAAAGTAGGGCGCAAAACTTTGCAAAAGCGCCTAAGGCCCCGAAGTTCGTTCATCAATTAGGCAATTCGCTAGGTATGATGTGATTCTCTCTTTCAAATCATTATTTATGCAAATTTGGTCGCATTAAGCATAGCGTAATCGCATGGCAAAATTCAGACTTGGGGAAATTTTGAACATTTTGAAAACCGAACTGTAGCCAAGTGACAAATTCTAAACAAAGAACTTATTAGCATTTCACTTCCAATTTAATCAGGCTCTTGTGCTGAAGCATCGTACTTTCTTCTAAATTTGGTTTTCCATTGATCCCTATGTGCTaactgttacctatttttcgctccTGGCTGAAAAATAGGTTGAGAAATGCTAGCATGAACAAAAGAAGGCTAGTGTATACTTATTCTCTGTTTTTGTGTTTTAAAGATGATGTTTCTAAGTACTTTTATTCTGTAACATCAAAGAAAAACATCTCATTTGCAAAAGAAAAGTATTTTTTATTCGTTTTCAAAAATGCGTCCCACACAAGGAGCCGTGGGACTAGCTACGTATATCCAATGCAGAAGAgaaatatacacatatgtatgcaaGTACAAAGAAAAATAAGGCATGTCAGAGgtggaaccagtcattgcctgaatgactgggaCAATTGAGAGACGCTCGTCGTAGCCTTTGTCTTGCTGCTCCCCCCCGGTCCGTTGATGTTTTCCTTCTGATATCTGCAAAAAAGTTGAAACAAACAATGtgttagaacattttgttctaagcaatagCTGGCTGCATTTCTGACATATGTACTAATGCACGCATATAAATATATGATCCCTACGTACATCGAATGCATATAGCTCGCATCACAAATGAATCTCCAGAAGGCAAAATCAGATCAAAGGAAGGTCACCATAGATATGCATTTTTTTTGCTGAcaggtttgtttcatgtgcaggaagaggaaaaggaaaaaggacagtTTGCTGATCATAAAATTCACTAAGATGAGTGGAGACGAatgcggctcccacaagggttgagcccagctcatgtgaGGAAAATCAAGGTTTAATACAATCAAATCATGTCAGGGCTGGTGATAAAAGGGAGAAGACATTCAAATTCTAGTCATtattccatttgaaattaacagTCTTTATCCTGATTACGGGGGTGGAGTTACTGTCAGAAAATATTTCAGATTGTGGTACTAGTTGCAAAACAATGGCAGCCATTGTTTAAAGATAAAGTCAGATTTATAGGTGATCAGTCACCTGGGCCACACCAGAATGGGGATGAAGCCCTGCTCACAAGTTCACTTCAGCCTTATGTGAGTGTGGACAATCAAGAATCAAACCAATTATCAGATTCCGGCTACATGTGAGGTATGATAGTCTACAGTGAGATTGATTTTCCTTGTTTCATACACATGATTACACTGAGAAATACTTGTTAAGATCAGATGACCAATATTGTCTAAGAAAGCTGATTTTAGAAACTAGGAGATTGCCTAATAGGAAGGTCCTACAATTTGATAATGAAATTGGTTTGTCATGGGTACTTCACCATTGTGAAGTTGGTTGGAGGCAAATAAAATAACAGCTAAGGAGATGCAGATATGTATCGGTTTTATGACAGCTAAGGCAGCTAGGAAAACGTGTCTTACAGCTGGACACCTCATAGACCAGCACTTATGGGGATACAacctactctggaaaaagatgcAATTAAGTACAACGAAGACACTTTGAAGAAGCATGCACATGATTCTAATTTTCTGAAAGTAACCAGTAGTCCTTTGCCATCACATGAGCCTTGCATTGAGGACCACTCAAGAATGGATTGATAAGTATGAAGTTAAAGATGAAAATTCAGACTTCTCACAGTCTGATTTTGCATCAGCAGTTGAAAAAGAGCTTGAGGTAAAAAAATCCTACCCTCTGTTGTGGCGATATTCCCTTGATTGAATATGATGTTGACCTACCTTCAAAACGTAAGTTTTGTGGAAGACATGTTACGAGGGAGGCTGTTTTTAAATGGCATGATGATGAAGGCAAGTCAGAACATTTGTTTGAAGATGTTAGTTTTCAAGAATCACATCACTTGGAAGGTCCCTCAAGGGAAAATAACAATGTTAGTGAACCTTGTCCAAGACACCGATAAGAGCCAAGAAGAGCACATATAGAGCAGCAGAAAGGTTTCAGAATAGATGGATGGCAATAGAGGACTTAGATTGGGTTTGAGCGACTTTGCCATCCGCTTAGACTTGATAGCTAAAGTTCGTGGCATAAGCAGTGCTGAGAACTATTTTAAAGATCTTCCTGAGAAAGCCAAGAACCAAAAAACATATGGTGCACTTCTGAACTCTTACGTAGGGAATAAACTGACTGAAAAGGCAGAGGGACTTATGGTAAAGATTAAGGAATCTGGTTTTGCTTTGAAGGCACTTCCATACAACAACATGATGACTCTTTATAGGGCATTAGGTCAGCCAGAGAAAGTACTATCTTTGATACAAGATATGAAGGTTGATAATATTTTACCTGATTCATTTACTTACAAAATTTGGATGAACAGTTGTGCTGACCTTTCAGACATTGATGGAGTGGAGAAAGTATTAGATGAATTGAAACATGATGGCAGATTCAAATATGATTGGTCCATATATAGTAACTTGTCAGCCATTTATATCAAAGAGGGGTTAATTAAGAAAGCACAGGATGCCTTGAAAGAAACAGAGCACAAGATTTTCATGAAGAAGGATCGTGATGCTTATAAGTCCCTTATTATCATGCATAGCAAGCTTGTTGATAAACCTAAGGTATATTCAGTGTGGAAGAAATTTGCAAGAGTCTTTCCTAAGAGGACCAACACAGACTATATATGTATGCTTACTGCATTGGTGAAGCTAGGGGACATCAAGGGAGTTGAGAAGTGTCTTAAAGGATGGGAATATGATGGCCTAAGTTATGATATCAGAGTGCCAAATGTATTAATTGGTGCTTATCTACGGTAAGGAAGCATAGAATTGAGGCAGCTAGTGATAATAAAAAGTGCTATTGCAAGATACCAGGAAACAGAAATTATCTGAACTGCATTTGAATGAAGAATGTATAGAGTCTAGACAAAGGGAAATGACTGAGAGTGTGTTCAATGCTAAGTATTTTTCTATGGATGGGAATTTCTTATCCTTGGAAAGTGAAATCCTGGAGGAAGATGAGCTTGGTTATGCGAGCTAGGTTGTTGAGAAAACAATCCATGATATGACCTTGGAATCAGAGATAGAGTGTGAGCTGCCAGAAATCAATAAAGTAATGCTGTCACAGGAATCAGTGCTGTTTGACATGTGTTCTCGAGAATTATGCTTAGAGAAGGATTCCCGACTGGATAGCACTAAACTAAATTGTCAAGTTACATTATCTATTGACAGCCATAATATTCAGCTCAATTATGCGGATGTGCACATGGTGTTATCCGGAAGCCCTTCAATTACAAAGGAGACTAAAAGAAAAGATGAAGCAGACATCTCCTTCTCATATGAGTTTGAGGCTAAAGACATCAATGGGTAGTTATAATTTATACACTGGAAAAGAACCCTTTGTTAATTATATTGCTGAATTTGTTTACAAAGTGAACGGTTttccccaaaaatatgtgctcaggAAGCATCACAGGCATCTGACTTATTAGCAAAGAGTGTTATTATAATTAAGAATAGCATACAGAATTGCATATTCAAACAGAAAAATGGAAAAACGCAGTTTTTCGAACTTTTTTTTCTGATAATTTTGATAGAAAGGAGAAAAATAACCCTGCAGCCCAAGGAAAGTAGCTTACAGAAAAAACAACAGATCACATAAGTCAATTTTTACAGATACAAGCAGGCATGGAATGCTTTCTACAGTAGGGTTTGTATCTTTAATGGAGATATTGTATACAACCCAGGGAAAGTAGTTTACAGAAAATGCAACAAATttcataaatgaatttttgcaaaaatGCAAGCAAATGCCGAACAGGTTCaaatacataattttttttcaaaaaacgcAGAGAAGAAAGCCAACATATTGCATTAAAAAGCTTTTCTTTCTTTCCAGAATTACAAAAAAATGGCGGACCTGTGCAACGTAGCAGATGCAAGGTGAAGCGAGCGCCCAACAAGCAAGGAAGCCGAACTCCGAACACCCAGAAAGTACCCAGAAATGCAGCGGATTTCCCCAGCGGCTCTCAAAAATGAGCCCGAAATAAACAGAAAATACAGTCGAAGAACAGGTCTCAAGCAGAAACAGAGGCCCAGCGTTCAGAAATGCGCCCAGAACA encodes:
- the LOC131070312 gene encoding large ribosomal subunit protein mL101 (rPPR4)-like translates to MDGNRGLRLGLSDFAIRLDLIAKVRGISSAENYFKDLPEKAKNQKTYGALLNSYVGNKLTEKAEGLMVKIKESGFALKALPYNNMMTLYRALGQPEKVLSLIQDMKVDNILPDSFTYKIWMNSCADLSDIDGVEKVLDELKHDGRFKYDWSIYSNLSAIYIKEGLIKKAQDALKETEHKIFMKKDRDAYKSLIIMHSKLVDKPKVYSVWKKFARVFPKRTNTDYICMLTALVKLGDIKGVEKCLKGWEYDGLSYDIRVPNVLIGAYLR